Part of the Anopheles coluzzii chromosome 3, AcolN3, whole genome shotgun sequence genome is shown below.
GTTACGAGTGTCTTGGTAGAAAACCCCAATTTATCATTCTACGCATCCTAAAAGTAATGTGGAAAGGACTCAAAAGTAAATAGTATTGTGCCCACCTGCTTTTTATTATCTCTCCAaccacttcttcttcttcttctatttggcgtaacgtcctacgcggacatgccggcctatacaggttttcgagacttaattcattaccacgcagccggatagtcaatccttgctacggggggactgTCCATTCTGGggttgaacccatgacgggcatgttattgagtcgttcgagatGATGTAccactgtaccacgggaccgcccctacCAACTACTTATCTAGGTCGAATAAATCCAAAACGGTTTAAATAGTGATACAATGATGTGGATCAAGCATTTAACCTGGTGGTCAAATATTGTAAATTTGAGAAAACTTGATACAAATTACCCGTCATCTTAACGTACATTTAGTAAGGTATATTATCATGTTGTATATGTCATGTTGTACACCAATGATAAGAATACTGCATTCCTTAATCATTTGCTCAAAAATTATGCTCAATAGCTGTCTTTGAATTGCGTTaacttttaaataatttatgtttatgcAATTTACTTGTCAACGGGGAACATATATTTTGTTTGTCCTTATCGTATCCAATATCTCAttttcaatcctaaaattcGAAACAACATGTTTAGTAGTTAACTTTGGACAGTTGAGAATAATGCTCCTTTGCTGTCTTCATTTCAGAATCTATGGATAATCCATACTATATAGGGtttttgatcgtatcccatagatttttggttcgttcccataatttattggtattttccgattggatatcaatacggATATCAATGGTGATATGGGAAACGGCCAAATAATCGTGggaacacaccaaacaaatgggaacccaccaaaaattaaTGTGAATAAACTAATAAATCGTGAGCAACCCTTTAAGTTATaaaaaaattttaaattttctgcTGCTTATTAATAAATTAGGATAATAAGTTCCTTCAGTTTTACAAATTTGGTTCAAGCATCATTGATTTATAGATTTCAGTTTTACCTAAAAAAGTGCTATATAGATTTTAGTTTTACCTAATTGCTTTTTACCTAAAAAAGTTAACAATTTGGGTGACTTTACACATTTGAACTACATTTAAGTATCCACTTTCAAGTCGATATTTTGTAAGAACGAAGAAGTCGATCAGTTTTCAAACTCTGATCATGATCCCTAAACCACTTAGTGATTAAAGGACTGTTCTTTTCTTTAAACATTCCATCTAAACTATtaggaactatttcattgaaTCAAAATAATCAATCTTTGCGGAAATCAAATGCTTGTTGCGAGATTTCGTTTTGATTTCAGCCAACACTCCTCATCAGACACTCCAATTGAGCGATTTGGTCCAACACATGATCTCATAGACGCATCACAGTTCACAATCTCCGGAGCACCAAACACGGCATCCCCGGCGATCTCCCATCCACCATCAGTCCGAAAACGGAAATATCGATAGGATGTCCCTGGTGTGCCGTGCTTTCGTTCGCAAAGATTCATTCCCATTCCGTGTCCCACAAGCGGTTCCACAGATCGTGTTTGTCCGATTTTAGCAATCACACAGAAGTTTCCTTTTCCGTCCGAAAATGGCCCAAAAATACGGCGACAAATCTTGTCCGGCCCGACAAGTTggcgtgtgtttgtctgtaTTTTGTATCGAACTGCCTGTCGCGTGGGTGACGGCCTAAAAGAGTGCCTTACATTGCGATGGCGTAGGACGGAATCGGTCGCTGCCTGGGGGCTGCGAAGGGGAAGGAAGCTGCGAAGGCGGGATTGAATGGTTTGGATACGTTACTActtcttttacttcctctTTATCGCTGTCTCTCTCGCGCTTACATTTCTTGGAACCCGTTGGGAGGTGGTAATGTAGTCGATGTCGCCTTCGCACCGGTGACTCGGTGACACGGAGGTGCTGTGTAACCCGATgcaacacactcacgcacCGCACCTTGGCAGCTTTGGGTTGGTGAATCACGCCGGTTTTGTGTTTCTAAATTTggtattctctctctctgtgatgtgatgggtggaaaattcatcgaaaaagggaaattaaaaAGGGCAACATTCGGTGGATGTTTCCGCAGCATCGCGACGTGTTTTAGAACCTTACGGCCACATCCGAAACACAATATATCCCCTCTGCCTGTCCGCCGCCGACGAGAATGCACGCGCCGGGCCGGGATGTTGACGCAACGGAACTAAAAATAGAGCCATTGTTCTTGAAGTTCTTCGCGCATTCCAACGTGCTGCCGTGCTGCCGGCCACTTAAGTGAGAGTGGTCTATCGCTAAGACCGGCGATCACTTCCGTTCCGACGGGATGGGATCTTCTTTCCCGCCGTTTTGCGGGATGCCCTTTGCCGGGAACCGCAATGGGTAAGCAGATCAGATCGATTGCCCGCCGCGGGGTGCGCCGACTTTCGCAACGTACACGCAGCACGGTacgcacacacgtacgcatCGCAGCCCCGGTGGGCTTCATGTTCGGTGCGCGTCATCATACGCGTCGTGGCCGCAAACCGTCGACACACACGTAGGCGTCGCGGGAACACCGCTGCTTCACCGCGACGGCCTTTTCATAATATTTAATTCATGGAGTGAACCGGCGCCGAACTCAGTTCCATCCCGTCCGTCGGCCAGTAAACAAGTGATCTCCTCTACTGCTCCGTGTCCGCGCTCGAAACTGTCCAAGGGCTACCGTgtatgtgcgcgtgtgtgtgcgtgtgtgtatgctggCGTAAACCAGTGCTTAAAACAACATACCGAACCGGCTTCTTCTCGTGCGCGCAGGCGTAAGCGCAccaactctctttctctcgcgcaCGTTATCTCGCGCTCAGCGCAAAACAAGGTGTACAGAGAAAGGGCACGAGGTAAAAGGCATCCCCAACCCCCCGACCGACCGTGGGGAGATTCGTgtgactgtgtgcgtgtgtgtgtgagtgagcggCGGGGTTGTTTCGTTCGCTCAAAAACGCTGCCCTGCATCACGGCACTGTTCAGTTCGTTCGTGCATTCCGGTCCCAGTGCTGCTAGTAGTGTGAccctgtgctgctgctgtctctCTGTTACCCCACTTTGTGCACGGTGTGATCCGACATATCCCCTCCGCACCAACCAAGCACAACGTGATTACCTCATCGCGCATCCGCAAAGTGTGTCAACGCATGGCCGCGCGCAGATGGTTGGAAAAGTGATTCTAGCGCGCTAACTGGCCACGGTTAGTGATAACGGGTGCCATCACGCTATCAGTGCAGTGCAAAAGTGTCGTACAGTGGTGAAAGATAactgaaaaaaacacacccacgCCACAGGGTAATTGAATAATAAGTACGTTAAACGGTAGTGATATTGGTGTGCAATAAGTGATAAAAGTAGAACGCAAAGTGTATCCCGATAAACATGGGGTTGAATAACCGCGACAAGCAGGCAAAGCTGAAAACTCAGAGCCTGCTAGACTCCGAGCGAGCCGGACAGCAAACGGTGACGACGGTAACGGTGGATCATGGTACGGTCGCGATGCCACTGGAGTCGATGGCAACCGTCAGCTCATCGACGGCGAACAACAGCAGTTCGTTCCAGCAGTCGTCATCGCCGTCCTCCTCGACGACCTCGAAGGTCCAGTCCAGTGCAGTGGAAAGTACAGTGCAGCGCAAGTCCTCCGATGGGCGCGTGATCAGTGAAGTGCGTGAGCAAGGCTCCAAGAAGGATGGGCCAAAGTTCAGCACCGTCAGCAGCATGCGCAGTGAGGCTAACCGGGCCAAACAGATCGATAGCTTCATCGAGGAGATACATCACATCGCGAGTGATACGATCGGCTCGACCGCACTGATCGGTGCCCCGGCCGGTATGGAGCTGCCCGCCGGGACGGTCACACAGAAAACGGTGCTGCTCAGTGGTGGTGAAAGTGCGCGCAAGCAATCGTACGTCAGTGAGAGTGTTGGCGGTGGTCATACCACCCTCCAGTCCAGTGTGTCCGGTGATGCTAGTCAGCAGGTGATATCGACCATCGGGCCGAGCAAGATCGAGATCTCGAAAATGGCCCTTGACAGCAGTGCCGTGTCGAGCAGTAGCACCAGCAAAGTCATGCAAAGTAGCAGCAGTGCCATAACGaagcaagagcagcagcaatcatcatcattgtcatCTTCATCGCAGAGTGCGATGCATAGTGAGAAAAATGTGTCCGAATCTAGTGCAATCTCCAGTTCACACAAGTCTGAGTCGAAGCAGAGCAAAAGCTCCCACACgacctcgtcgtcgtcgtcgtcgtcgagcACCAGCAAACTGATGTCGAGTGCTCAAAGCAAGGCTCAGTCTGTGTCGGAAACATTCCAATCGTCCGCACATGGTACGAGCGACAGTGCACAGTCCGGACGACAGACGGATACGCTGTCGATGAACGGTGGTAGACAGTCGCTGTCCACAGTACAGTCATCACACCTGCCGGACCATTCCACGTACGATCAGAAATCATTCCAGCTGGTGGATGGAGATGGCAAGACCCGCCAGCAGCATGACAGCCAGAGCTACTCGATGGCACAGAGTCAAGCGCCGACCACGAAAATCGTGTACGATTCGGCGGGTAATCAGATCACGAGCACTTCCTCCTCGTACCAAGCCGCGCAGGGCTACAGTACCTCCTCGTTCCAGACGGAGTTCTCCGACGGAGTCGATTTGTCGAAGTCGGCCAAGGACAGTTCCGCTGGAACGGCCAAGCTTCGCCAGACGGCGAACAACCAGAATCAAGTGCTGTACGATACAGCGGGCAACCGGATCACGACCACCGGCTCCTCATCGTATCAAGCGGCGCAAGGTTACAGTTCCTCGTCCTTCCAGAGCTCCGAAGCGATGGACTCAAAGTCATCGAAGGACTACATGTCCTCTACCAGTACATCCACGAAGCAGAGTCACAATGTGTCCACTTCCAAGGGTATGACGTCCAGCAGCGCAAAGGACTCTATCATCGACTCAACCACACTGGACAACTACTCGGTGCAGTTGCACGATTCGTCCACCGGTCAGCAACACTCCAACAATATGCTCATGAAAACGGAGTCGGCCCACACCGTGGCCAGCCTTTCGTCGGCACACGACGCACTGGCCAGTACGATCCAGAGCACGCAGCTCATTACGGAATCGGCGAGCGAGGCGCAGCAGCGCCAGCAACACTCCGAGTCGACCAAAACGTACGAAACGTCCTCGCACTATGCGCAGATGGACGAGGAAAGCCGTTCCCGGCGCAAGACGTCCGAGTATCGCGAGCAGCGCGAATCGAATGCCGCCATCCTGAAGCGCAAGATCTACGACGAGCACGGGCGGCGGCTGAACTTGATCGATGAGAAAATTGTGCCGAAAGACATCGTGACGGCGGACCTGCAGGACGACGTGACGAACGTGACCAAAACGTCGTTCGAGGCGAAACTGTTCAACCCGAAGCTGAAGCGATGGGAGCTGGTCGACCAGAAGACGATACTGGAGAAGGACATTACCACCGACATACCGGTGGAGATCGTCCAGGAGCTGGAGGTGGAGCGTCCCGAGCTGGCCAACATCACCACGACGATTCAGATGACGAAGGTTAGTGTTGCTACGCATTGCGGTTGGGTTCTGAAGGTGCTTTTGAACATCACAACTAACATTAATCCCTTAATGTGCTTGTATGTGTAGGTATACGATGCCAAGACCAAGCAGTGGAAAACGATCGATCAGAAGAAGCACATCGATGTGCTGGAAAAGATCACCTTCCTGGAGGAAAGCTCCGGACGCTCGGAGCTGGACGAGTCGGAGCGAACGAAAAACATGAAATCCATGGACATGGTGGTAGGTCTCGATGAAACAAGACACATCTAGATCATTTTAAAAGCTGCATTTTGTACTCGCATTTGTTCTTTCACAGGACCGTGTGACAATCAAGGAGGTGAGCGATCTAAGCGATCAGAAACGAAACCAGATCAACAAAACGTCCAAACGCACAGACCAACAAACCATCCAGGAGCAGTGCATCTGCGAAATCTGTACCTGCGGGTAAGTGTAACAATGAGTGGGGCGACCTCCCTGATGCCCACGTTTTTCTGTCCTCTTATTGGTCTCACGTCTGGCATTCAAACACCCACCAGCGGCATGGGGTACGTTGCATGTCCTTCAAAAGCGTTCAACGCGATCGGAAGAGGAAACTGCAGCGCACAGACGGCGATGCTCGTCCCCCTACTTGGTCGGAATTAATAGCTCCCACTGGTTCACTTCTCCCAATTCCTCCATGTCTCAttcattcccccccccccctcccctgaCCACTTGCCCCCAATCAATGCCGACGACCGTGTGTAAACCTTAAATGGTCAATTGGCAAGATCGCCGTGCTGAGCGTGTTTGCGGTTCGTTTGGTCGCCGTCGTTTCAATTTATGCTCATTTACAATCAACCTACGCGCCTTGCCCGCGATGACATCATCGCGGGTGCTTTGCCACGATTGAGCCCGAGATGCGAGATAGtggtgttgctggtggtggtagttgtgcgATCATCATCGGCAGCGCCCGCTGTCAGCAATGTTGggtgttatttatttagtttgttttggtttgcctCTTGCCACGGATGCTTTCAGCTGTGAGCTCTTTTGATTCTTCTCTTCACACTTCTTCATTGTGTGGCGATTCCCTTTATGTACAGGGTTTCTTATGTATTTTTGACTTTTTGTGATTACAACAAAGCGATGAAATAGGGGtagttgtattttttatttttctaagtaaaatacaaaaacaagaaacatgatgtataaaaaataatttatttcgtCGAGTATTTTTAAACTCATATTTTTATGTATTGGACCAATTTTTCTTGGTCAAAGGCTTTTTTAACGACACCACAATTCTCATGTGCCTCTCAAATATAATCAAAAAGCTTTTATCAAGAGAAACTAGTTCACTTAACCCATACCGGTCATGGAATTGATCCCAATCTCATAAAGGTTTTAGTATTGGTTCCGGAACCATATTTGTCTTGAAACTGTTTTTAAACGTATAACATTCCTGTCCTTGAACTAATCTTATAAAATATTACCCCTGAAACTGATCATGAATCTAAACCTATCCTGAATTTAACTAAGCACTCCCACTGTCTCTAGAGTTGATCCTAACACCATGTCGTTTCCCAAATTAATCTCCAACTAAATCGAATCAATACCGATCCTGGTATGATTCCGGGCACCATTTACACTTCAATGGTTTGATggcggggggggaggggtgctCAGAATCCCTGTACTGGGTCCATATACTTTATGAGTCCCTTCATCCATGGGGCCCCTATATAGCACAGAAGCTCCTGCTGAGAGTACTGTACACATTGTTCTATATGCTGGAATTACCATACACTGGGCCCCTACATTGACGGGGtcccccgcggccgctcagtccgcgcaccgttaaatccgccactgggtTTAGGTACTTAGgcgaaagcggggcaaaatgggcatgtggggcaaaatgggcaccctctatttaagcattttttgactacaaagatactttgcaatgctcaaaatgtattcattagagtgttctattaacaccatgtaagtttcataacccttacataacaaataacgaagaaaaatgcaaaataaggtttagtagcatattgatgtaatttttgccacttcgaaaataagcttaaaccagtgtcacagggatgcgttgaagttttacacGATATGTTTTTagagatatgatatttctatacaatttgtctgaagaaagcaaggcgattgaatgcgtatttttactaatataacaaaaattacaaaaatgcttcacgtggggcaaaatggacagttacacttggggcaaaatgggcagatgcttttgacacAGCTTCTAAAGATTCGaatttgtagatttaaacgtgtaaaaactgttgtaattttgataacatatttttgtaagaattttaagggcttttctgaccagcaaaacaaaagatagaacgaaaatacatttcacgaaacgtgcgcaaaagcatagaccattacctaagcgcagttgttgtggcccattttgccccagtgtGTTGACGTTTCACACTTTGTTTACatgtgcccattttgccccagggctatgcccattttactaTTTTGTCAAAAAAGCTTCTCGAAAAACATCAACTtgtattttacattattttaatgtttttaagttgttttcattctacgtggcaattttaatccatagataaatggtggagacatacaataatgaaagagaTCATTTAGCCCCGCTTTCTCCTACGTGAGTAACTGATTCCGCTACCATATTTGTCAATGAAACATTTCCGGCATCTGTTTTAAATATTCAGCGCAGTTTTCCGATTAATTAGCCAGCACATAACttactattttttaaaaattataaattaattgTGTATATCCTTTTATGAACTTCACATTTCAGACGGCATAACTGCTACAACTGTGGAGGAGGTACTGCAACGACACAAACTAAATCCTCAAAATATACTGCCACGAGCAATTCGGAAAATGTTTACCATCAAGGTAAATTTAATCCAGATATAAACTGTATGTGCactataattatttttattattttcttcttttagaAAATTTCACATCAGAGCTCAGTGCGCAAGCAACGTCGGGAAGACGAGGAACATGGACAATAGAAGATGCAGAAGATCATCTGAATCGAAGGGAATCGTACACGATTGAACATAGCAGCACCGCAAACGAAACATCGGAACGCAGACTCACGTGGACGAAGGATGATTTGGAAAAGGTTGATGTCACGAAGCTTAAAGCTGACTACATGCGACCAAAACCAATCAAGCATGAAGATAATCTCAAGCCCGAAGGAGCATTTACGGTGCCGGAACGAGCAGGATACACCCCAGGGGAGCGTGTCAAGCCGATAAAACCCGATGACAACCTTCGTCCAGAGGGCGAGTTCTCTACTCCAGAGAAGCTTCAGTACAGACCGGCCGAGCGTCCAAAGCAGGTTCGACCTGAGGATAACCTCAGACCGGAAGGAGACTTCGAGAAACCTGAGAAGCCTCAATACAGACCGGCCGAGCGTCCGAAACAGATCAAACCTGAGGATAACCTGCGTACTGAGGGAGAGTTCCAGGCTCCTGAGCGTCCAGAGTATCGTCCTGGAGAGCGACCGAAGCCTGTGCGTCACGATGATAATCTTCGTCCCGAGGGAGACTTCGAGCGTCCCGAGAAATCACCATTCCGACCAGCCGAGCGACCGAAGCAGGTTCGTCCTGAGGACAATCTTCGTCCAGAGGGCGATTTCTCTACTCCAGAGAAGCTTCAGTACAGACCGGCCGAGCGTCCAAAGCAGGTTCGACCTGAGGATAACCTCAGACCGGAAGGAGAGTTCGAGAAACCTGAGAAGCCTCAATACAGACCGGCCGAGCGTCCGAAACAGATCAAACCTGAGGATAACCTGCGTACTGAGGGAGAGTTCCAGGCTCCTGAGCGTCCAGAGTATCGTCCTGGAGAAAGACCGAAGCCTGTGCGTCACGATGATAATCTTCGTCCCGAGGGAGACTTCGAGCGTCCCGAGAAATCACCATTCCGACCAGCCGAGCGACCGAAGCAGGTTCGTCCTGAGGACAATCTTCGTCCAGAGGGCGATTTCTCTACTCCAGAGAAGCCTCAGTACAGACCGGCCGAGCGACCGAAGCAGATTCGACCTGAGGATAACCTCAGACCGGAAGGAGAGTTCGAGAAGCCTGAGAAGCCTCAGTACAGACCGGCCGAGCGTCCGAAGCAGATCAAACCTGAAGATAACCTGCGTACTGAGGGAGAGTTCCAGGCTCCTGAGCGTCCAGAGTATCGTCCTGGAGAGCGTCCGAAGCCTGTGCGTCACGATGATAATCTTCGTCCCGAGGGAGACTTCGAGCGTCCCGAGAAATCTCCATTCCGACCAGCCGAGCGACCGAAGCAGGTTCGTCCTGAGGACAATCTTCGTCCAGAGGGCGAGTTCTCTACTCCAGAGAAGCCTCAGTATAGACCGGCCGAGCGTCCGAAGCAGGTTCGACCTGAGGATAACCTCAGACCGGAAGGAGAGTTCGAGAAGCCTGAGAAGCCTCAGTACAGACCGGCCGAGCGTCCGAAGCAGATTAAACCTGAGGATAACCTGCGCACTGAGGGAGAGTTCCAGGCTCCTGAGCGTCCAGAGTATCGTCCTGGAGAGCGACCGAAGCCTGTGCGTCACGATGATAATCTTCGTCCCGAGGGAGACTTCGAGCGTCCCGAGAAATCACCATTCCGACCAGCCGAGCGACCGAAGCAGGTTCGTCCTGAGGACAATCTTCGTCCAGAAGGCGATTTCTCTACTCCAGAGAAGCCTCAGTACAGACCGGCCGAGCGTCCAAAACAGGTTCGTCCTCAAGATAACCTCAAGCCCGAAGGTGATTTCGAACGACCTCAGCCTACGATTGTAGGAAAGGCCGAGAGAGCTCAGATTGTTCGTCACGAGGACAATCTGTATATGGAAGGCAACTTCGAACGTACTGAGAAAACGGTTTACATATCTGGCGAGCGACCGAAGCCCATAAGACCTGATGATAATCTTCGTCCTGAGGGAGACTTCGAGCGCCCCGAGAAATCACCATTCCGACCAGCCGAGCGACCGAAGCAGGTTCGTCCTGAGGACAATCTTCGTCCAGAGGGCGAGTTCTCTACTCCAGAGAAGCCTCAGTACAGACCGGCCGAGCGTCCGAAGCAGATTCGACCTGAGGATAACCTCAGACCGGAAGGAGAGTTCGAGAAGCCTGAGAAGCCTCAGTACAGACCGGCCGAGCGTCCGAAGCAGATCAAACCTGAAGATAACCTGCATACTGAAGGAGAGTTCCAGACTCCTGAGCGTCCAGAGTATCGTCCTGGAGAGCGACCGAAGCCCATAAGACCTGATGATAATCTTCGTCCTGAAGGAGACTTCGAGCGTCCCGAGAAATCTCCATTCCGACCAGCCGAGCGACCGAAGCAGGTTCGTCCTGAAGACAACCTTCGTCCCGAGGGCGAGTTCTCTACTCCAGAGAAGCCTCAGTACAAATCGGCCGAGCGACCGAAGCAGGTTCGTCCTCAAGATAACCTCAGACCGGAAGGAGAGTTCGAGAAGCCTGAGAAGCCTCAGTACAGACCGGCCGAGCGTCCGAAGCAGATCAAACCTGAGGATAATCTGCGCACTGAGGGTGAGTTCCAGACTCCTGAGCGTCCAGAGTATCGTCCTGGAGAGCGACCGAAGCCTGTGCGTCACGATGATAATCTTCGTCCCGAGGGAGACTTCGAGCGTCCCGAAAAATCTCCATTCCGACCAGCCGAGCGACCGAAGCAGGTTCGTCCTGAAGACAATCTTCGTCCAGAGGGCGAGTTCTCTACTCCAGAGAAGCCTCAGTATAGACCGGCCGAGCGTCCGAAGCAGGTTCGTCCTCAAGATAACCTCAAGCCCGAAGGTGATTTCGAACGACCTCAGCCTACGATTGTAGGAAAGGCCGAGAGAGCTCAGATTGTTCGTCACGAGGGCAATCTGTATATGGAAGGCAACTTCGAACGTACTGAGAAAACGGTTTACATATCTGGCGAGCGACCGAAGCCCATAAGACCTGATGATAATCTTCGTCCCGAGGGAGACTTCGAGCGTCCCGAGAAATCTCCATTCCGACCAGCCGAGCGACCGAAGCAGGTTCGTCCTGAGGACAATCTTCGTCCAGAGGGCGAGTTCTCTACTCCAGAGAAGCCTCAGTACAGACCGGCCGAGCGACCGAAGCAGGTTCGACCTGAGGATAACCTCAGACCGGAAGGAGAGTTCGAGAAGCCTGAGAAGCCTCAGTACAGACCGGCCGAGCGTCCGAAGCAGATCAAACCTGAAGATAACCTGCGTACTGAAGGAGAGTTCCAGGCTCCTGAGCGTCCAGAGTATCGTCCTGGGGAACGACCGAAGCCTGTGCGTCACGATGATAATCTTCGTCCCGAGGGAGACTTCGAGCGTCCCGAGAAATCTCCATTCCGACCAGCCGAGCGACCGAAGCAGGTTCGTCCTGAGGACAATCTTCGTCCAGAGGGCGATTTCTCTACTCCAGAGAAGCCTCAGTATAGACCGGCCGAGCGACCGAAGCAGGTTCGTCCTCAAGATAACCTCAAGCCCGAAGGTGATTTCGAACGACCTCAGCCTACGATTGTAGGAAAGGCCGAGAGAGCTCAGATAGTTCGTCACGAGGACAATCTGTACATGGAAGGCAACTTCGAACGTACTGAGAAAACGGTTTACATATCTGGCGAGCGACCGAAGCCCATAAGACCTGATGATAATCTTCGTCCCGAGGGAGACTTCGAGCGTCCCGAGAAATCACCATTCCGACCAGCCGAGCGACCGAAGCAGGTTCGTCCTGAGGACAATCTTCGTCCAGAGGGCGATTTCTCTACTCCAGAGAAGCCTCAGTATAGACCGGCCGAGCGTCCGAAGCAGGTTCGTCCTCAAGATAACCTCAAGCCCGAAGGTGATTTCGAACGACCTCAGCCTACGATTGTAGGAAAGGCCGAGAGAGCTCAGATAGTTCGTCACGAGGACAATCTGTACATGGAAGGCAACTTCGAACGTACTGAGAAAACGGTTTACATATCTGGCGAGCGACCGAAGCCCATAAGACCTGATGATAATCTTCGTCCCGAGGGAGACTTCGAGCGTCCCGAGAAATCACCATTCCGACCAGCCGAGCGACCGAAGCAGGTTCGTCCTGAAGACAATCTTCGTCCAGAGGGCGAGTTCTCTACTCCAGAG
Proteins encoded:
- the LOC120958519 gene encoding uncharacterized protein LOC120958519 isoform X29: MGLNNRDKQAKLKTQSLLDSERAGQQTVTTVTVDHGTVAMPLESMATVSSSTANNSSSFQQSSSPSSSTTSKVQSSAVESTVQRKSSDGRVISEVREQGSKKDGPKFSTVSSMRSEANRAKQIDSFIEEIHHIASDTIGSTALIGAPAGMELPAGTVTQKTVLLSGGESARKQSYVSESVGGGHTTLQSSVSGDASQQVISTIGPSKIEISKMALDSSAVSSSSTSKVMQSSSSAITKQEQQQSSSLSSSSQSAMHSEKNVSESSAISSSHKSESKQSKSSHTTSSSSSSSSTSKLMSSAQSKAQSVSETFQSSAHGTSDSAQSGRQTDTLSMNGGRQSLSTVQSSHLPDHSTYDQKSFQLVDGDGKTRQQHDSQSYSMAQSQAPTTKIVYDSAGNQITSTSSSYQAAQGYSTSSFQTEFSDGVDLSKSAKDSSAGTAKLRQTANNQNQVLYDTAGNRITTTGSSSYQAAQGYSSSSFQSSEAMDSKSSKDYMSSTSTSTKQSHNVSTSKGMTSSSAKDSIIDSTTLDNYSVQLHDSSTGQQHSNNMLMKTESAHTVASLSSAHDALASTIQSTQLITESASEAQQRQQHSESTKTYETSSHYAQMDEESRSRRKTSEYREQRESNAAILKRKIYDEHGRRLNLIDEKIVPKDIVTADLQDDVTNVTKTSFEAKLFNPKLKRWELVDQKTILEKDITTDIPVEIVQELEVERPELANITTTIQMTKVYDAKTKQWKTIDQKKHIDVLEKITFLEESSGRSELDESERTKNMKSMDMVDRVTIKEVSDLSDQKRNQINKTSKRTDQQTIQEQCICEICTCGRHNCYNCGGGTATTQTKSSKYTATSNSENVYHQENFTSELSAQATSGRRGTWTIEDAEDHLNRRESYTIEHSSTANETSERRLTWTKDDLEKVDVTKLKADYMRPKPIKHEDNLKPEGAFTVPERAGYTPGERVKPIKPDDNLRPEGEFSTPEKLQYRPAERPKQVRPEDNLRPEGDFEKPEKPQYRPAERPKQIKPEDNLRTEGEFQAPERPEYRPGERPKPVRHDDNLRPEGDFERPEKSPFRPAERPKQVRPEDNLRPEGEFSTPEKPQYRPAERPKQVRPEDNLRPEGEFEKPEKPQYRPAERPKQIKPEDNLRTEGEFQAPERPEYRPGERPKPVRHDDNLRPEGDFERPEKSPFRPAERPKQVRPEDNLRPEGEFSTPEKPQYRPAERPKQIRPEDNLRPEGEFEKPEKPQYRPAERPKQIKPEDNLHTEGEFQTPERPEYRPGERPKPIRPDDNLRPEGDFERPEKSPFRPAERPKQVRPEDNLRPEGEFSTPEKPQYRPAERPKQVRPQDNLKPEGDFERPQPTIVGKAERAQIVRHEGNLYMEGNFERTEKTVYISGERPKPIRPDDNLRPEGDFERPEKSPFRPAERPKQVRPEDNLRPEGDFSTPEKPQYRPAERPKQVRPQDNLKPEGDFERPQPTIVGKAERAQIVRHEDNLYMEGNFERTEKTVYISGERPKPIRPDDNLRPEGDFERPEKSPFRPAERPKQVRPEDNLRPEGDFSTPEKPQYRPAERPKQVRPEDNLRPEGEFEKPEKPQYRPAERPKQIKPEDNLRTEGEFQAPERPEYRPGERPKPVRHDDNLRPEGDFERPEKSPFRPAERPKQVRPEDNLRPEGDFSTPEKPQYRPAERPKQVRPEDNLRPEGDFEKPEKPQFRPAERPKQIKPEDNLRTEGEFQAPERPEYRPGERPKPVRHDDNLRPEGDFERPEKSPFRPAERPKQVRPEDNLKPEGSFEKPEKPQYRPAERPKQVKPLDNLRPEGDFERPKPTPVGKPDRAQIVKHEDNLRVEGNFERVEKTVFVAGERPKPIKPDDNLRPEGDFMTPEKQQFRPAERPKQIKPQDNLRPEGDFERPQKSPIGPGERPKPIRHDDNLRPEGSFERPEKATFKPAERPKQIRPEDNLRTEGEFEKPEKPQFRPAERPKQVKPQDNLQIEGDYNTFKEYTEQKQRKEAILKEVHEPGIADGAVLVTTQTVTTILKGEKKQPTGRQVTSNEVHDHATRSESESFTHSHSQHQQQHHTSEQVSSSTAINRAQRIEASTNERDQTTSQRSATKHSQSIHDVSGRNVAESITNHSQHHVVNGKTVVGGMTEHQSHSSHSLKSSSSSSKVHQTSSSTMQQHSSAIKSSSSSSSSSNTHQHQDSLHQLQHGETRHTRTNGTIVTGDDGGPLPGGVQHHTREQMTGSQVSSSSSKVVIDGKVVTDKSASSKLASEKLAIDGVVVTDKSFVERQKTGFDGMESISNVQTTGQNVHGATSSNLQDTTSTSTGSHSSTKTQSQTRSTNNIIHAESSTNGHPVGRRNGSLTTSSQAGSGQMAETQVKKLIGGKWVTKTIKTESKSFAQDHHQHEAVHGDSKMVHSDHVARQQHQTQSAGTEMHSHSISTSSSSVSKSQSSSTIVSDKTVQRGVRETTVSAGSPSGRPAAGARGGSSIVLGESTIDSSSSKRQQTSTTTKLIGGKLVHVTNASDSNNNSSAGKASAQNASNAHHSSLQEQLSSQTASSTSTASNVMKSSRTSESSTTRNTSTIGQQSSTSQQQQQQYNRKNTFASSENVNNSILCRPAQTSTATTTQHAANGVAGGMSVSGSIQRKSISNLNDSAMYSTTNRTSYSSLHRRGKESAESRMQDYVKTLETGTITNRTVRGQPCPPPTLASTGLSNSSSTATASSSTSMSAANQKSLRDYHSAMNVTRSSSTKANASSISFGDDKFHGTSSYKVQYIQQHEGRCPAAAHDNMKLSKVTKQHTYYVRDKK